The DNA sequence tttcctgacaccacaaaaTGTATAGTTGTACATTTTGGTAATGGGGATGTGGTAAGGCTTGTTTGTAATTTCTATCTGTTTGATCTATCTCTCCTAGTGGGACACAGCCGGACAAGAGAGGTTCCGGACCATCACATCCAGCTACTACAGAGGAGCACATGGGATCATCATTGTGTATGATGTCACTGATCAGGTAATACAGTGTATTTGAACTCCTCCTGTCTATGGGCTGGATTGACCGTCTATTGCATCAAAATGTACTGGAGTTAGAGATAAAACTATATGTACGAGATTTAAACTATTTTGCCAGGAGTCCTTTAACAACGTGaagcagtggttggaggagattgaCCGCTATGCGTGTGAAAATGTCTCCAAATTGCTTGTGGGAAACAAGTGTGACTTGGTCTCTAAAAAGGTAGTGGACTCTGCCACTGGTCAAGTAAGTGTCTGTTCTCACTCATAAAATACTTGTGCCACCAATGCACAATCGATTCTTCATCAACTACAAATCATTGTTAATCATAGATAGACATGCTAATCACACGTTATTGTGCTTTTGTTCTGGTGTGTCATGATAAATGTCATACAATTCTGCTCTCTTTTTTTCTTGGTACAATTGCTTCAGAAATTTGCTTCATCCCTGAAGATTCCATTCCTGGAGACCAGTGCGAAGAATGCTGATAATGTAGAGAAATCATTTTTAACCATGGCCTCTGAAATACAGAAGCGTGTTGGAAGTGATGGTGTTCAAAGTGAGGCTGCTAAAGTGGGCAACAAGATAAACAGTGCACCCCTTTGGCCCGGGGGGAAAGACGAGGCTGCTGCAGAGGAGGGGAATTCTTGTTGCTAGTGCCATACACAAATTACAGCATATGAGAATCAATTAGTTTGGCCACTATATGcatttccttttgttttgttcaGAGATGGTAATTGATCCTTGTGAGAACAGCTATGCAATAGTTATGCTGTAGCCTGTTCCAACAGTGCAGAGAATGTGACCCGCTGAAAGGCACCCTTTGAATTAGTCTGGGTACTAGTCTAtgtaacattccactccttgttaTATTCCAAAGAGTGtttggcaaggagtggaatgtaatATCTGAACAGAGACAGCAACCATGCTTTCTTTGAATGGCCTGGGTATCGGACATGTGACAAAAAACAACAGTTGATTTACCCATGTGGGGATCCAGGAtaggtgaatgtttttttttatgctTTGAACTTGTAAGGTGAATGTAGGGTGTCATTTTATCTGTAACATTTGTGAAGAACTGATTGTTTTGGTTACCATCGGTGGTCAACAAGTAATTATTTCTTATGTTAAACACTTTTTGATTAACATTTGTTGTTTAATGATGACAATAAATTATATATTTGTGTCTTAATTTGTTTTCCTGATTGTTTTTATGCATAATGGATGCACTGTTGTTGCATGCAATTTAAAACTTGTTTATGTATATGAACAATTTGATCAACTGAACACTTAAAATAATATGATGAGTAAATGTGTAATGTCCGCAAATAGAGTGGTGCACAGGTACAACTGTGGCAAGTCACTGGTACCGTCGGTCCAACCGTAGAAATAGAATCGTTCTAGTCTAGCGGGTGCAACTCCCAAAATCTGAAGCAGATGCTGTGTGTTATGGCTGCCCTCTAGTGGTCATTAATATTAGATATAGAAAAGCAAAATAACCAACATGAAAGGATGAAATTATGATAATCATTGTTGCTATGCTCTACGAAAATCATCATTTATTTCATAGGGGCCTAAAGGTTTAACATTTGAAAGACAAATCAGTGCAAACTAAGTTTGCCATGTCTTATAAAATAACAAATTAATTTAATACAATTTAGACTGGTCGAAGTTGTGTCTATTAGGCTACGGTAAAAACCTACAGGGCAGGTGATATATTTTTAACATACTTTGGGCATTGCCATCAGTAATGATGGACATTTTGGGGTGCATTCGAAGGTCAATGAAATCTTAGTTTCGATTGGAGAAAAAGCTGCACGTACCGCCCTATTTTGTTCCACATGACCGTTAACGATTTTTATTGCACCTTA is a window from the Oncorhynchus tshawytscha isolate Ot180627B linkage group LG14, Otsh_v2.0, whole genome shotgun sequence genome containing:
- the LOC112267365 gene encoding ras-related protein Rab-1A-like, coding for HCSVVSTPQDDTYTESYISTIGVDFKIRTIEKDGKTVKLQIWDTAGQERFRTITSSYYRGAHGIIIVYDVTDQESFNNVKQWLEEIDRYACENVSKLLVGNKCDLVSKKVVDSATGQKFASSLKIPFLETSAKNADNVEKSFLTMASEIQKRVGSDGVQSEAAKVGNKINSAPLWPGGKDEAAAEEGNSCC